A window from Campylobacter concisus encodes these proteins:
- a CDS encoding flagellar biosynthesis anti-sigma factor FlgM → MIRPLNQRPNFQANTLNKNSDAKVEAQSKEVRTNENAKLKEIADAIANGTYQVDISKTARAVADALL, encoded by the coding sequence ATGATAAGGCCTTTGAATCAAAGACCAAATTTTCAGGCAAATACGCTAAATAAAAATAGCGATGCCAAGGTCGAAGCTCAGAGTAAAGAAGTAAGAACAAACGAAAACGCAAAGCTAAAAGAGATAGCTGATGCCATAGCAAATGGCACTTATCAGGTTGATATCTCAAAAACGGCTAGGGCTGTGGCTGATGCGTTGCTGTAA
- the fliD gene encoding flagellar filament capping protein FliD, with product MAVGNVTNLGIGTKNSGLNDDLIKKLKEADEAGQIKPLTKRLERNDLKQKDLAALKTLVSNVNVSGKTLGGEALYLKRTTNNAGKSVTASAANGVSVQNFSIDVQKLAQKDTFQSSNFKNASNLVGATSNGSFDVEIDGQKFSISVTRSTTYQDIVDKINDISRGKLQARILNVGGDKPNQIMLQSGNTGATQTIKFSNDTAGVLDKLGWDSTQFQDKDANGTLLTNPDGTPKMTSNFEKNRILKAQDAEFTYNGVNVKRSKNTFNDLRPGISITLNETGKTNVSVSQDTKEVIKAVEEFIKDYNLMTMNLGIATKYDEEKGAGTFQGVSEISSLRSNIGRLVNGQDSEGKALSKYGIVPDKDGQLQLDLNKLNAALSKDPEEIQKFFMGSSKIEPISYMGASTVSVGALDIKAGDLTINGKSVTFSTTATATAEENALKLQQAINDAGITGVTASLDKSGKRIVLKRSDGENIEVKGKNSALTALGMNEATINPVTKKTDGLFTKLAKMLDGVVGKSGTMVAMQNQLKDENESITKNKESTQKLLDEKYTTMQERFIKYNAIIASLENQFSTLKSMIDAEINSRK from the coding sequence ATGGCAGTAGGTAATGTAACAAATTTAGGCATCGGTACAAAAAATAGCGGACTAAATGACGATCTTATCAAAAAGCTAAAAGAAGCAGATGAAGCAGGACAGATCAAGCCTTTAACAAAAAGGCTAGAAAGAAATGACCTAAAGCAAAAAGACCTTGCAGCGCTAAAAACTCTAGTTAGCAACGTAAACGTAAGTGGCAAAACACTTGGCGGAGAGGCACTTTATCTAAAAAGAACTACAAATAATGCTGGCAAAAGCGTAACAGCCTCAGCAGCAAATGGCGTTAGCGTGCAAAATTTTAGTATCGATGTGCAAAAACTTGCTCAAAAAGACACATTTCAAAGCTCAAATTTCAAAAACGCTTCAAACTTAGTAGGTGCGACAAGCAACGGCTCTTTTGACGTTGAGATCGATGGACAAAAATTTTCTATTAGCGTAACTAGATCAACCACATATCAAGATATTGTAGACAAGATAAATGATATTAGTCGTGGCAAATTACAAGCTAGAATTTTAAACGTTGGCGGAGATAAACCAAATCAAATCATGCTTCAATCAGGCAATACTGGCGCAACACAGACTATTAAATTTTCAAATGATACGGCTGGTGTTTTAGATAAGCTTGGCTGGGATAGTACGCAGTTTCAGGATAAAGATGCAAATGGCACTCTACTAACAAATCCTGATGGCACACCAAAGATGACATCAAATTTTGAAAAAAATAGAATTTTAAAGGCACAAGATGCGGAATTTACATATAACGGAGTAAATGTAAAAAGAAGCAAAAATACCTTTAACGACTTAAGACCGGGAATTTCTATTACATTAAATGAAACTGGCAAAACAAACGTAAGCGTCTCTCAGGATACAAAAGAGGTAATAAAAGCTGTTGAAGAATTTATCAAAGACTACAACCTAATGACCATGAACCTTGGTATAGCCACAAAATATGACGAGGAAAAAGGAGCTGGTACTTTCCAAGGCGTTAGCGAAATTTCAAGCTTAAGATCAAACATTGGTCGTCTAGTAAATGGACAAGATAGTGAAGGTAAAGCATTAAGCAAATATGGCATAGTGCCTGATAAAGACGGACAACTTCAGCTTGATCTAAATAAGCTAAATGCAGCTCTTAGCAAAGATCCTGAAGAGATTCAGAAATTTTTCATGGGATCAAGCAAGATCGAGCCAATAAGCTATATGGGAGCATCGACTGTTAGCGTTGGAGCACTAGACATAAAAGCTGGTGATCTTACGATAAACGGCAAGTCAGTTACATTCTCAACTACTGCCACAGCCACAGCCGAAGAGAACGCACTAAAACTTCAACAAGCTATAAATGATGCTGGTATAACTGGAGTTACAGCTAGTCTTGATAAAAGTGGCAAAAGAATCGTCTTAAAAAGAAGCGATGGTGAAAATATCGAGGTAAAAGGTAAAAATTCAGCCTTAACAGCTCTAGGTATGAATGAAGCCACTATAAATCCAGTAACCAAAAAGACAGATGGGCTATTTACAAAGCTAGCTAAAATGCTTGATGGTGTCGTTGGCAAAAGTGGTACGATGGTTGCTATGCAAAATCAATTAAAAGATGAAAATGAGTCGATCACAAAAAACAAAGAGAGCACACAAAAGCTTTTAGATGAAAAATATACAACAATGCAAGAGCGCTTTATCAAGTATAACGCTATCATCGCAAGCTTAGAAAATCAGTTCTCAACACTAAAATCAATGATCGATGCAGAGATAAATAGCAGAAAATAA
- a CDS encoding TIGR02757 family protein, with product MSKLKSLLDSHVLSKNTNLGLFEAPDPLQVATKFKEPNIALICALFAYGNAKMIVKFLNSLDFGLLDESEQNIKKNLSNFKYRFQNENDVKEIFITLSRLKKEGEIEEILRQGLAKNGEMIEGVNELIKFIYKLNSYRSDGYEFFFGKSFDKEPQSPYKRYNMYLRWMVRDSDIDLGLFKNLPKDRLLMPLDVHTHRVSLNLGLINRKSYDFKAVMDLTKKLREFDEFDPIKYDFALYRIGQSKELETIVKNLKK from the coding sequence ATGAGCAAACTAAAGAGCCTTTTAGACTCGCACGTACTTAGTAAAAATACAAATCTGGGGCTGTTTGAAGCCCCAGATCCACTTCAAGTAGCTACTAAATTTAAAGAGCCAAACATAGCGCTCATTTGTGCGTTATTTGCTTATGGCAACGCAAAAATGATAGTGAAATTTCTAAATTCGCTTGATTTTGGTTTGCTTGATGAGAGCGAGCAAAATATCAAGAAAAATTTATCAAATTTTAAATACCGCTTTCAAAATGAAAATGATGTAAAAGAAATTTTTATCACTCTCTCACGCCTTAAAAAAGAGGGCGAGATAGAAGAAATTTTACGCCAAGGTCTTGCAAAAAATGGCGAGATGATAGAGGGCGTAAATGAGCTTATAAAATTTATATATAAGCTAAATTCTTACCGCTCTGACGGATATGAGTTTTTCTTTGGTAAGAGTTTTGATAAAGAGCCACAAAGTCCATATAAACGCTATAATATGTATCTTCGCTGGATGGTAAGGGATAGTGATATTGACCTTGGACTGTTTAAAAATTTACCAAAAGATAGGCTTTTGATGCCACTTGACGTGCATACGCATAGAGTTTCTTTAAATTTAGGACTTATAAACAGAAAGAGCTACGATTTCAAAGCAGTCATGGATCTTACAAAAAAACTTAGAGAATTTGATGAGTTTGATCCGATAAAATACGACTTTGCACTTTATAGAATAGGGCAGAGCAAAGAGCTAGAAACTATCGTAAAAAATCTCAAAAAATAA
- a CDS encoding TSUP family transporter, producing MEFDLLSYVVFFIAAFLGGFIDSIAGGGGLITLPAIMAMGVPPHLALGTNKLQGVFGSFTATLNFTKRGLINYKECFVGIVFTFIGAIIGAVVILFLNTNFLKIIIPFLLIAIFIYTLFMPKVGENDRAAKMNEKLFYVVFGLILGFYDGFFGPGTGSFWTFAIVALIGLNLKKAVAHTKLLNFTSNIVALGIFIAGGQMLWVVGLLMAVGQILGAYFGSNLVIKKEVKFIRTMFLVVVAVTICKLIFDYFRV from the coding sequence ATGGAATTTGATCTACTTAGCTATGTCGTTTTTTTTATAGCTGCGTTTTTAGGTGGTTTTATCGATTCTATCGCTGGTGGAGGTGGGCTTATAACGCTTCCAGCTATTATGGCGATGGGAGTGCCACCACATCTTGCACTTGGCACAAATAAGCTCCAAGGAGTTTTTGGTAGCTTTACGGCGACTCTAAATTTCACAAAACGGGGATTAATTAATTATAAAGAGTGCTTTGTAGGCATCGTTTTTACTTTCATTGGAGCTATCATTGGAGCGGTGGTTATCTTATTTTTAAATACAAATTTTTTAAAGATAATTATCCCATTTTTACTGATTGCTATTTTTATCTACACCCTTTTTATGCCAAAAGTCGGCGAAAATGATAGAGCCGCAAAGATGAATGAAAAGCTATTTTATGTAGTTTTTGGACTAATACTTGGCTTTTATGATGGTTTTTTTGGCCCAGGAACAGGCTCTTTTTGGACATTTGCGATAGTGGCATTAATTGGGCTAAATTTAAAAAAGGCTGTCGCTCATACAAAACTCTTAAATTTTACTAGTAATATCGTTGCTCTTGGCATTTTTATAGCTGGTGGACAGATGCTTTGGGTTGTTGGACTTTTGATGGCAGTTGGTCAAATTTTAGGCGCATATTTTGGATCAAATCTTGTCATTAAAAAAGAGGTTAAATTTATTAGAACAATGTTTTTAGTGGTAGTTGCAGTGACTATTTGTAAATTGATTTTCGATTATTTCAGAGTTTAA
- a CDS encoding F0F1 ATP synthase subunit A codes for MKDLFLFSNFLNNSHAFIYAFHFLLVALIVIIVAYIARSKMQLVPRGLQNIVEAYLEGVISMGRDTLGSEKLARKYLPLVATIGFIVFFSNVVGIIPGFESPTSSLNLTLVLALVVFVYYNFEGIRENGFFKYFGHFMGPNKFLAPIMFPVEVISHLSRVVSLSFRLFGNIKGDDLFLLAMLTLAPWFAPLPAFALLTLMAVLQTFIFMMLTYVYLAGAVAISEHEH; via the coding sequence ATGAAAGATTTGTTTTTGTTTTCAAATTTTCTAAACAACTCCCACGCCTTTATCTATGCATTTCACTTTCTACTTGTAGCTTTGATTGTTATCATAGTTGCTTATATAGCAAGGAGTAAGATGCAGCTTGTACCAAGAGGTCTTCAAAATATAGTTGAAGCTTATTTAGAGGGCGTTATATCGATGGGAAGAGATACTTTAGGCAGTGAAAAACTAGCTAGGAAGTATCTTCCACTTGTTGCAACTATCGGTTTTATCGTATTTTTTTCAAATGTTGTAGGTATTATTCCTGGATTTGAGTCACCAACATCAAGTCTAAATTTAACTCTAGTTTTGGCTTTAGTTGTATTTGTTTATTACAACTTTGAGGGCATTAGAGAAAATGGATTTTTCAAATACTTTGGACACTTTATGGGACCGAATAAATTTCTAGCTCCTATTATGTTTCCAGTTGAAGTCATCTCGCATCTTTCACGTGTAGTTTCGCTATCTTTCCGTCTTTTTGGTAACATCAAGGGCGATGACTTGTTCTTGCTAGCGATGCTTACACTTGCACCTTGGTTTGCTCCACTTCCAGCTTTCGCACTTCTAACGCTTATGGCTGTTTTGCAAACATTTATTTTCATGATGCTAACTTACGTTTATCTAGCTGGTGCCGTTGCTATTAGCGAGCACGAGCATTAA
- a CDS encoding rod-binding protein, which produces MQIDNTLALNSYNEISTNKIKNANAKQDTLLKEQTDAFEAYMVKAVLDIALKEDEHNSPYPKAAGSDIYRSMYNDAMSKALSGNLGFSELLYDFLKRDS; this is translated from the coding sequence ATGCAAATAGACAACACCTTAGCGTTAAATTCATACAATGAAATTTCTACAAATAAGATAAAAAACGCAAATGCCAAACAAGATACACTTTTAAAAGAGCAAACTGATGCATTTGAGGCATATATGGTAAAGGCTGTGCTTGATATTGCTTTAAAAGAAGATGAGCACAACTCGCCATATCCAAAGGCTGCTGGTAGCGATATTTATAGGTCGATGTATAACGATGCAATGAGTAAAGCATTGAGTGGAAATCTTGGTTTTTCAGAACTTTTGTACGATTTTTTAAAGAGAGACTCTTAA
- a CDS encoding FlaG family protein, which translates to MEIFKAAANQVLDTSMSTSAQRQIDSRPIEHSDVKLSADKNNETKDINELDGLSNEELAKRTREVTDRLNYQMQQLDTNVRFAYNEKLNLMVVQVKDAKTGEEITQLPSKEAIRISEYFKESIGILFDKES; encoded by the coding sequence ATGGAAATCTTTAAGGCAGCAGCAAATCAGGTACTAGATACGAGCATGAGCACATCCGCTCAACGTCAAATAGACAGCAGACCTATCGAGCATTCTGATGTTAAATTAAGTGCTGATAAAAATAATGAAACAAAAGACATTAACGAGCTAGACGGACTTAGCAACGAAGAGCTTGCCAAAAGAACAAGAGAGGTCACTGACAGACTAAACTATCAAATGCAGCAACTCGATACTAATGTAAGATTTGCTTACAACGAGAAGCTAAATTTAATGGTCGTGCAAGTAAAAGATGCTAAAACTGGCGAAGAGATAACACAACTTCCGAGCAAAGAAGCTATAAGAATAAGTGAGTATTTCAAAGAAAGTATTGGAATACTTTTTGACAAGGAGAGTTAA
- a CDS encoding ornithine carbamoyltransferase has protein sequence MKISFECECILLQKTLLLFCGNLAAHHKDCDFVVSDREIATKKPLFIIGKNAHLSHPFTKTILLDTLEEFYSAMQISKANELNEAKNEKGLEEKISILIDEFKANLLEILRANQ, from the coding sequence ATGAAAATTTCATTTGAGTGCGAGTGTATTTTACTTCAAAAGACACTGCTGCTTTTTTGTGGAAATTTGGCTGCTCATCATAAGGATTGTGATTTTGTAGTGAGTGACCGCGAGATTGCGACAAAAAAACCACTATTTATAATAGGTAAAAACGCTCATCTTTCTCATCCTTTTACCAAGACAATACTTCTTGATACACTTGAAGAATTTTACTCAGCTATGCAAATTTCAAAAGCAAATGAGCTAAATGAAGCTAAAAATGAAAAGGGCTTAGAAGAAAAAATTTCAATTTTAATAGATGAATTTAAAGCCAATCTTCTTGAAATTCTAAGGGCAAATCAGTGA
- the flgN gene encoding flagellar export chaperone FlgN, with protein sequence MIKKLLDEAIGELDELINLTIQDIANIKEAKHSSVDESVKKKNALVRAFEDTKRALDKELLKVSKESGTTTLASVLDDEVKSKLVLMRSKLENLHKVNKEYARHVVAVKEFFDSLNEKIFGTKASEYGQDGNSIDNNFYKSRV encoded by the coding sequence ATGATAAAAAAGCTTTTGGACGAGGCTATAGGCGAGCTTGATGAGCTTATAAATTTAACCATACAAGATATCGCAAATATAAAAGAGGCTAAGCACTCAAGCGTTGATGAGAGTGTAAAGAAAAAAAATGCCTTAGTTCGTGCATTTGAAGATACCAAAAGAGCACTAGATAAAGAGCTTTTAAAGGTATCAAAAGAGAGCGGTACGACTACACTTGCTAGTGTTTTAGACGATGAAGTGAAGTCAAAGCTTGTACTTATGCGTTCAAAGCTTGAAAATTTACATAAAGTAAATAAAGAATATGCAAGACATGTTGTTGCTGTTAAAGAATTTTTTGACTCACTTAATGAAAAAATTTTTGGCACTAAAGCAAGTGAGTACGGCCAAGATGGAAACAGCATAGATAATAATTTTTATAAATCAAGGGTTTAA
- a CDS encoding flagellar basal body P-ring protein FlgI, giving the protein MKKILSFVAASVIATSAFATQIKELASIVGVRDNQLIGYGLVVGLNGTGDGSTSKFTIQSLSNMLQGVNVKINPDDIKSKNAAAVMVTAKLPAFARHGDKLDVVISSIGDAKSLQGGTLLMTPLKGVDGDIYALAQGALSIGGKSMGRSGGNHPTVGSILNGALVEREVTYDIYNQDSIRLSLKDTNFKTALDIQNAINANISDDAAKAIDPRTVIVKKPDDVSIIELASAVLDLDVEYKPDEKIVVDERTGTIVSGINAVVSPVVLTHGAITIKIEPNSYDEAAQNDVNIGSDTSVAPSQNLLKISGEKTTVANVTRALNKLGATPSDIISILENLKRVGAIQVDLEII; this is encoded by the coding sequence ATGAAAAAAATTTTATCTTTTGTAGCAGCTTCAGTGATAGCTACTTCAGCCTTTGCTACGCAGATAAAAGAGCTTGCAAGCATAGTTGGCGTAAGAGATAATCAGCTAATAGGCTACGGCCTAGTGGTTGGGCTAAATGGCACAGGTGATGGCTCAACGTCAAAATTTACGATCCAGTCTTTATCAAACATGCTTCAAGGTGTAAACGTAAAGATAAATCCAGATGATATCAAGTCAAAAAATGCAGCTGCTGTTATGGTAACAGCTAAGCTTCCTGCATTTGCAAGGCATGGTGATAAACTCGATGTCGTGATCTCATCTATCGGCGATGCAAAAAGTTTGCAAGGCGGCACTCTTCTCATGACGCCACTAAAAGGCGTTGATGGTGATATTTACGCTTTGGCTCAGGGTGCTTTAAGCATCGGCGGAAAAAGCATGGGTAGATCAGGTGGCAACCACCCAACCGTTGGCTCTATCCTAAATGGAGCTTTGGTCGAGCGAGAAGTGACTTATGATATTTACAATCAAGATAGCATAAGACTAAGCCTAAAAGATACAAATTTTAAAACTGCTCTTGATATCCAAAATGCTATAAATGCAAATATCTCTGATGATGCCGCAAAGGCGATCGATCCAAGAACGGTTATCGTTAAAAAGCCAGATGATGTTAGCATTATCGAGCTTGCAAGCGCTGTGCTTGATCTTGATGTGGAGTATAAGCCAGATGAAAAGATAGTGGTTGATGAGAGAACTGGCACGATAGTAAGTGGCATAAATGCCGTAGTTAGCCCAGTTGTCTTAACGCATGGTGCAATCACAATAAAAATAGAGCCAAATAGCTATGACGAGGCAGCGCAAAATGATGTAAATATAGGAAGCGATACGTCGGTCGCACCTAGTCAAAATTTACTTAAAATTTCAGGTGAAAAAACAACCGTTGCAAATGTAACAAGAGCTTTAAATAAGCTTGGGGCAACACCAAGCGATATCATATCGATACTTGAAAATTTAAAGCGAGTTGGTGCGATACAGGTTGATTTGGAGATAATATAA
- the fliS gene encoding flagellar export chaperone FliS, with protein MNQSAYSAYAQSSFGGIESPTKLIEMLYDGILKFIFRTKKAIEAGDIEKKVYYINRTNAIFVELLNSLDYSQGDVAHYLSGLYTRQMQLLAMANIQNDVAALNEVTNVVKQLSEAWREVTSGE; from the coding sequence ATGAATCAAAGTGCATATAGTGCATACGCACAGTCTAGTTTTGGGGGCATTGAGTCCCCAACTAAATTAATAGAAATGCTTTATGACGGAATTTTAAAATTTATATTTCGTACAAAAAAGGCGATAGAAGCTGGAGATATAGAGAAAAAAGTTTATTATATTAATAGAACAAACGCTATTTTTGTTGAGCTTTTAAATTCGCTTGATTATTCTCAAGGCGACGTAGCCCACTATCTTAGCGGCCTTTATACAAGACAGATGCAGCTTCTTGCTATGGCAAATATACAAAACGATGTCGCAGCCTTAAATGAAGTAACCAATGTCGTAAAGCAACTATCTGAAGCATGGAGAGAGGTAACTTCAGGTGAATAG
- a CDS encoding superoxide dismutase family protein, translating into MKKIVLLSAVLGTLLFAHEGHHFDPKAGEHLVIPVNELSEKGDKSVGEVVAVKTNYGVAFFPNLKGLPAGLHGFHVHQNADCGATEKGLGMKAGGHWDPAETKMHSFAWDDKGHKGDLPALYVDAEGNANYPVLAPKIKNLDELKGHSLMVHVGGDNHSDNPKALGGGGARMLCGVIK; encoded by the coding sequence ATGAAAAAAATCGTTTTACTAAGTGCAGTGTTAGGAACTTTGCTTTTTGCTCACGAAGGCCATCACTTTGATCCAAAGGCTGGAGAGCATCTAGTTATACCTGTTAATGAGCTAAGCGAAAAGGGCGATAAGAGTGTTGGCGAAGTAGTAGCTGTTAAGACAAACTACGGCGTTGCGTTTTTTCCAAATTTAAAAGGTCTTCCTGCAGGACTTCACGGCTTCCACGTTCATCAAAATGCTGATTGTGGTGCGACTGAAAAAGGTCTTGGCATGAAAGCAGGCGGTCACTGGGATCCAGCTGAAACAAAGATGCACTCATTTGCATGGGACGATAAGGGTCACAAAGGCGATCTACCAGCACTTTACGTAGATGCCGAGGGCAATGCAAACTACCCAGTGCTAGCTCCAAAGATAAAAAATCTTGACGAGCTAAAAGGTCACTCACTAATGGTTCACGTCGGTGGTGACAACCACAGCGACAATCCAAAAGCACTTGGCGGTGGCGGTGCTAGAATGCTTTGTGGCGTTATTAAGTAA
- the flgK gene encoding flagellar hook-associated protein FlgK — MANIFMSLGTGVSGLNAAQLQISTTGNNIANADSNYYTRQRVVQSASPAMNTVPGGVGTGTQVDTITRLHDEFAYSRLKYSSSNLENTAYKQRILQEATKYFPDLKDNGMVKDIQEYFSAWNNFASNPNAGAQKVNLINKASVLTASINRSSKMLYDMHEKIDETIKINIKEINSLGRQIANINKQIQRIESGADAGIKINANDLRDKRDELELAMSKLVNTAVYKSDLKSNSRVDTGITDQGKYYNLNIGGVSIVDGVNFHEISMSSTESGRYTKIYYEREDGRRIPMEEKITGGKIGAALDLRGRNYEPDNDRFSDGTIQKYIDNLNTFSKTLITSTNNIYAESAVEISNSDPISYLEGDKTLMNHDNSIRNGSFEAIVYDNKGNVVARKTINVNGTTTMNDTRYGNSIVKDFNSNSDDNKDNNMLNDVDDFFEASYFYDKNTKKGTFSLIPKQAQGLYSISIVDHGTNFPGAVGINRFFSGTDSNSIGINQNFTQDHTKLRAYSKPVIGNNEVANKMIQLQYQKQTFYSSGIALDRDETIEGYYRYLTTDMASDTEANNTIHDTNTSLQKTAEEEFQSTSGVDTNEELTNLIRFQASYGAAAKIITTVDQMLDTLLSLKQ; from the coding sequence ATGGCTAATATCTTTATGTCATTAGGCACGGGTGTTTCGGGGCTAAATGCAGCCCAGCTTCAAATAAGTACAACCGGAAATAATATCGCAAACGCTGATAGCAACTACTATACAAGGCAGCGTGTTGTCCAGTCTGCTTCTCCAGCGATGAATACAGTACCTGGCGGAGTTGGCACAGGCACACAAGTAGATACTATAACAAGGCTTCATGATGAGTTTGCCTACTCAAGACTAAAATACTCATCGTCAAATTTAGAAAACACAGCCTATAAACAAAGAATTTTGCAAGAAGCTACAAAATATTTTCCTGACCTAAAAGATAATGGAATGGTGAAGGATATTCAGGAGTATTTTTCCGCGTGGAATAACTTTGCTTCAAACCCTAATGCAGGTGCTCAGAAAGTAAATTTGATAAATAAAGCAAGTGTATTGACTGCAAGTATCAACCGCTCATCAAAGATGCTTTATGATATGCATGAAAAGATTGATGAAACGATAAAAATAAATATAAAAGAGATAAATTCGCTAGGCAGACAAATAGCAAATATTAATAAGCAAATCCAAAGAATAGAATCAGGTGCAGACGCTGGTATAAAAATAAATGCAAATGATCTTCGTGATAAACGTGATGAGCTTGAGCTTGCTATGTCAAAGCTGGTAAATACAGCAGTTTATAAAAGCGATCTAAAGAGCAATTCTAGGGTAGATACAGGAATAACAGATCAAGGAAAATACTATAATCTAAACATAGGTGGTGTAAGTATCGTTGATGGTGTAAATTTTCATGAAATTTCTATGAGTTCAACTGAAAGCGGAAGATATACAAAAATTTATTATGAAAGAGAAGATGGCAGAAGAATCCCAATGGAAGAAAAGATCACAGGTGGTAAAATCGGAGCTGCACTTGATCTTAGGGGTCGAAACTACGAGCCAGATAATGATAGATTTAGTGACGGAACGATCCAAAAATACATTGATAATCTAAATACATTTAGTAAAACCTTGATAACAAGCACAAATAATATCTATGCTGAGTCTGCAGTTGAAATTTCTAACTCAGATCCGATAAGTTATTTAGAAGGCGATAAAACGTTGATGAATCATGATAATAGTATAAGAAACGGAAGTTTTGAAGCTATTGTTTATGATAACAAAGGTAATGTCGTTGCCAGAAAAACTATAAATGTAAATGGCACGACGACGATGAATGATACAAGATATGGTAACTCTATCGTCAAAGACTTTAACTCAAACTCAGATGACAATAAAGACAATAATATGCTAAATGACGTTGATGACTTTTTCGAGGCGTCATATTTTTATGATAAGAATACAAAAAAAGGCACATTTTCTCTCATTCCAAAACAGGCTCAAGGGCTTTATAGCATATCAATAGTCGATCACGGCACAAATTTTCCAGGCGCTGTTGGCATAAATAGATTTTTTTCAGGTACTGACTCAAATAGTATCGGCATAAATCAAAATTTTACCCAAGACCACACAAAGCTTCGTGCCTACTCAAAGCCAGTTATCGGAAATAATGAAGTTGCAAATAAAATGATCCAGCTTCAGTATCAAAAGCAGACCTTTTACTCAAGTGGTATAGCGCTTGATAGAGATGAGACGATCGAGGGATATTACCGCTATCTTACGACTGACATGGCGAGTGATACAGAGGCAAATAATACGATCCACGATACAAATACATCTTTGCAAAAGACAGCTGAAGAGGAATTTCAATCAACAAGTGGCGTAGATACGAACGAAGAGCTTACGAATTTGATCCGTTTTCAAGCAAGTTACGGCGCAGCAGCAAAGATCATTACGACAGTTGATCAAATGCTTGACACGCTTCTTTCATTAAAACAATGA
- the rsmD gene encoding 16S rRNA (guanine(966)-N(2))-methyltransferase RsmD, with the protein MKLYTKISSGKFKGKRLELPSLSTTRSTKSIVKESFFNVIRDEIYSLTFIEGFGGSGVMASEAVSNGAREAIAIEKDRAAFKITQSNLASLECSNLKAINGDSFSVLPDIVNSQSGKVLLYLDPPFDIRAGFDDIYEKLVNLISQLKKEKIYMIVFEHNSDFKFSDEISTYKLVKFKKFGATSLSYFQ; encoded by the coding sequence GTGAAGCTTTACACTAAAATCTCAAGTGGTAAATTTAAAGGCAAAAGGCTTGAGCTACCAAGTCTAAGCACGACTAGAAGCACAAAAAGCATCGTAAAAGAGTCCTTTTTTAATGTCATCAGAGATGAAATTTACTCGCTTACATTTATAGAGGGCTTTGGCGGAAGCGGCGTGATGGCAAGCGAGGCCGTTAGCAACGGAGCACGTGAAGCTATCGCTATCGAAAAAGATAGAGCCGCTTTTAAGATCACGCAAAGCAATCTTGCAAGCCTAGAGTGCTCAAATTTAAAAGCGATAAATGGTGACAGCTTTTCTGTCTTGCCCGATATTGTAAATTCTCAAAGTGGTAAAGTCTTGCTCTACCTTGATCCGCCATTTGACATAAGAGCTGGCTTTGATGATATCTACGAAAAGCTTGTAAATTTAATCTCACAGCTAAAAAAAGAGAAAATTTATATGATAGTTTTTGAGCACAACAGTGATTTTAAATTTAGCGATGAAATTTCTACATATAAGCTTGTAAAATTTAAAAAATTTGGAGCTACTTCGCTCTCTTACTTCCAATAA